A genomic window from Nocardioides rotundus includes:
- a CDS encoding ABC transporter permease, with amino-acid sequence MSDISAAAAPAPATGEPGGTPSGKTRSLWGDVRYSLVRNPVFWFSLILVIVALLFSAFPQWFAGPDPVSRGACDLDNARVGPSAEHPFGYTVQGCSMWDSLVWGTRKSVVVAIIATTATVILGVTIGTLAGWYGGWVDSVLSRLTDIFFGLPFLLGALVFLAIFQTRNEWSIAAVLSIFGWTSLARVMRGSVISAKQRDFVDAARALGAPDGFIIRKHILANSIAPVMVLATIGLGGFISAEATLTFLGVGYQRPTMSWGLLVSEGQTLVFAGFWHLLVFPSMFIVVTCLAFILLGDVLRDALDPRTR; translated from the coding sequence ATGAGTGACATCTCCGCCGCCGCCGCGCCCGCTCCGGCCACGGGGGAGCCCGGCGGCACCCCGTCGGGCAAGACCCGCAGCCTGTGGGGCGACGTACGCTATTCGCTGGTCCGCAACCCGGTCTTCTGGTTCTCCCTGATCCTGGTGATCGTGGCCCTGCTCTTCTCCGCGTTCCCGCAGTGGTTCGCGGGGCCCGACCCGGTCTCCCGCGGCGCCTGCGACCTGGACAACGCCCGCGTCGGCCCCTCGGCCGAGCACCCCTTCGGCTACACCGTGCAGGGCTGCAGCATGTGGGACTCCCTGGTCTGGGGCACCCGCAAGTCCGTGGTCGTCGCGATCATCGCCACCACGGCCACCGTGATCCTGGGCGTCACCATCGGCACCCTCGCCGGCTGGTACGGCGGCTGGGTGGACTCGGTCCTGAGCCGGCTCACCGACATCTTCTTCGGTCTGCCGTTCCTGCTCGGCGCGCTGGTGTTCCTGGCGATCTTCCAGACCCGCAACGAGTGGTCGATCGCCGCGGTGCTCTCGATCTTCGGCTGGACGTCACTGGCGCGCGTGATGCGCGGCTCGGTGATCTCGGCCAAGCAGCGCGACTTCGTCGACGCGGCGCGAGCGCTGGGGGCCCCGGACGGCTTCATCATCCGCAAGCACATCCTGGCCAACTCGATCGCGCCGGTGATGGTGCTGGCGACCATCGGCCTGGGCGGCTTCATCAGCGCGGAGGCGACGCTGACCTTCCTCGGTGTGGGATATCAGCGGCCCACGATGTCGTGGGGCCTGCTGGTCAGCGAGGGACAGACCCTGGTCTTCGCCGGGTTCTGGCACCTGCTCGTCTTCCCGTCCATGTTCATCGTGGTCACCTGCCTGGCGTTCATCCTGTTGGGTGACGTGCTGCGTGACGCGCTGGACCCCCGTACCCGTTAA
- a CDS encoding ABC transporter permease, with protein MGRYVARRLLQFIPVIIGTLFLLHLLSVITIQTVGDPVRALFGENAPPDEVIRQLQTEYGLDNKCLRGGGIYPFNPCIGMFFERMGQYLSFDFGVNFRGRPVTELFMERIGVTLRMTVIALIFETVVGILLGIAAGLKKDKFVDNFVRFSTVILIAIPVFVFGSLALLFIGLKFGLMLRESTWAPEWLGQMFNVGYNEEYPWLSLFLPGLVLGAFSLAAIARLTRTSLIENLSSDYVRTAKAKGLTRRRIIGVHTLRNSLIPVVTYIGIDVGLLLGGSLVTEGIFNVPGVGQLVFQATRANDGAVILGVVTILTVVFLVANLIVDILYAALDPRIRYE; from the coding sequence ATGGGCCGCTATGTCGCCCGCCGACTCCTGCAGTTCATTCCCGTCATCATCGGGACGCTTTTCCTGCTCCACCTGCTCAGCGTCATCACGATCCAGACCGTCGGCGACCCGGTGCGCGCACTGTTCGGTGAGAACGCGCCCCCCGACGAGGTGATCCGCCAGCTCCAGACCGAGTACGGCCTGGACAACAAGTGCCTGCGCGGTGGTGGCATCTACCCGTTCAACCCGTGCATCGGCATGTTCTTCGAGCGCATGGGGCAGTACCTCAGCTTCGACTTCGGCGTGAACTTCCGCGGCCGACCGGTCACCGAGCTCTTCATGGAGCGGATCGGCGTGACCCTGCGGATGACCGTCATCGCCCTGATCTTCGAGACCGTCGTCGGCATCCTGCTCGGCATCGCCGCCGGCCTGAAGAAGGACAAGTTCGTCGACAACTTCGTCCGCTTCTCCACCGTCATCCTGATCGCCATCCCGGTCTTCGTCTTCGGCTCGCTCGCGCTGCTGTTCATCGGTCTGAAGTTCGGCCTGATGCTGCGGGAGAGCACCTGGGCGCCGGAGTGGCTGGGCCAGATGTTCAACGTCGGCTACAACGAGGAGTACCCCTGGCTCAGCCTGTTCCTACCGGGCCTGGTGCTGGGCGCCTTCTCACTGGCCGCGATCGCCCGCCTGACCCGCACCAGCCTGATCGAGAACCTGAGCTCGGACTACGTGCGCACCGCCAAGGCCAAGGGCCTCACCCGCCGCCGGATCATCGGGGTGCACACGCTGCGCAACTCGCTGATCCCCGTGGTGACCTACATCGGCATCGACGTGGGCCTGCTGCTCGGCGGCTCGCTGGTCACCGAGGGCATCTTCAACGTCCCCGGGGTCGGCCAGCTGGTCTTCCAGGCCACCCGAGCCAACGACGGGGCGGTGATCCTGGGCGTCGTCACGATCCTGACCGTCGTCTTCTTGGTGGCCAACCTGATCGTCGACATCCTGTACGCCGCACTCGACCCGAGGATCCGCTATGAGTGA